The DNA segment ACACTCCATTTAAAACCTTTCAATTTACTTCCTACTACTACATAAACAGTATCATTTTTCTCTTCTTTCCGTATTACAGAAACTTCAGATTTTTTAATTGTTGTTGATAAGGAGTTAATCCATTAACTAAATGTAATCCTCTAGGCCAAAACATTACGCCACTTCTAGCAAAAACTTCAAATTCACCTGGAGTATTAGAAAAATATACATATAAATTTTTCATTTGTCCTGCCTCCTAAATTTTTATTATAAGATTTTTGATACTATAAAAATAATTATTTATCCCTAAAGTATTATAACAATTTTATTATTTTATGTCAAGTAATGCTAATTATGTTTATATTTTGTTATAACAGTTTTTGGTATATTTTTATATAGCAAACATAATTTTAAATATATTGGTTTTTAATTTGTTTAGAAAAATAAAACTCCCTGCAAAAAGCAGGGAGTTTATCAATTATTTTTTATTTTTATCTTGATCATAACCTGTTAAATAAAAATCAATACCTTGTGCTGCCTTGTGTCCATCAGCAATACCATGGATAATATCTGGACCATGTACGTTATCTCCACCGGCGAATATCCATGGAAAACCAACAACATGATTATATCATCAGTCTTTATTCTTCCTCTAACGATTTCAATTTTTTCTTTGATTTCTTCTGGTAAGATGAATAATCAGGCATTTGACCTATAGTTTCTACAACCATATCAGCTTCTATTTCTAATATTTGTGATTCATCATATTTTGGATTAAATCTTCTATTTTCATCGAATACAGTATATTGATTATTAACTCTAAATGCATCTCTATTTAATGTTTTATCTATTTTTCTAGCTACATTTTCTGCTACCTGTTTTACATAATCTCCCGATGGACCAAGAAATACAAAGTTTAACGGATCTTTCTTATATAACAGAATTATAAAATCTGAAATTTTATTAAAATGATTTTTATTTATATCTATAATTATAGCTTTTTTCATAATTTACCCCCATCTTATAATTTATTTATATAATTATACCTTTTATTTCACCATATTTGCAATCTAATTATTAATTAGTATGGTATTTTTCTTTCTTTTATAATATGATATAATTTAAAAAAATATACGGAGGATAAAAATGTTTATAGATTTCTTATATAATTATAATTTAACAAAAGATCAAGAATATATAGCTAATGAATTAGAGAATTTTATTTATAATTCACTAGATTTTATAATTATACAAGGTAGTGCTGGTACTGGTAAAACATTTTTAATATCTCAATATGCTAGATATTTATATAGAAAAAACAAAAATTTTGTAATTTTAGCTCCAACCGGAAGAGCTGCTAAGATTCTTAATGAAAAATCTAAATTTCAAACAAAAACAATTCATAGTGAAATATATAGTTTTTATGATAAAACAATAGATCTTGATAATGATGAAATTAAGGTATATTTCAAACTAAAAGATATATATTATAATAATACAATTTTTATAATAGATGAAAGCTCTATGATTTCTGATATGCAATTGTTAGATGAAAACCTTGTGTTTGGTAGCGGAAAATTACTTTCAGATTTAATTGAGTATATTAAAAACGGTTTGAATAATAAGATAATATTTTTAGGGGATGAATATCAACTTCCACCAATTAACTCTAACTTTTCACCAGCTTTAAATAAAGAATATTTAGAAAAGAATTTTAATCTTAATGGAGAAAAGTTTTTTCTAAATGATATAGTAAGACAGAAAAAAAATAGTTTTATATTAAAAAATGCAAAAATACTAAAAAATCACATTGATAATAAAAAATTTTTTAATTTGAAATTTGAATATAGTAATGATTTTATAAAAATAGATGACTTTATTAATGACTATAATTTTAATAATCCAGGAAAAGATATTATAATTACTTCAACAAATGAAAGAGCTATTAATTATAATAATAAAATTAGAAAAAAATTGGGATACAAAAACAATATAGAAATAGGAGATATTTTATTAAATACAAAAAATGTATATTATAATAACATTACAGTATTTAATGGAGAATTTTTTAAAGTTATCGATATTATAAATCATGAAAAAAAAGATACTTTCATAGGAAACAATGAACATATCATTCTAGAATTTTATGATTTGAAATTAAAAAATACTTTTTCAGGTGAAATTATAAAATTTAAAGTATTTGCTAATTCACTTTTTTCTAAATCTTCTAATATAGATTTTAATTTAAAAAAAGCTTTAATAAATTTTTGTATAGAAGATACATATAACCAAGAATATAATATTCAACATATTGATACAAATCCATATTTTAACTCTTTGCAAGTAAAATATGGTTATGCTGTGACTGCACATAAAGCACAAGGTGGGGAGTGGGATAGAGTTTTTATTGATCCATATTATTATAATTCTCCAAAAACTAAAGAATATTTTCAATGGTTATATACTTCGATTACCAGAGGGAAGGAGCGAATATATATTAAAGAATTACCTTTAAAAACTTTTCCACAAGACAAATTAAAAATTCAAAAGGATTTTGTATTAAAGGATAAAATCAAAATTTCTTATAATTTAATGTTTAATGATGTTGAATTAAGAAAATTATATGAAGCTCTGGAACAAAAAATTTCAGAGTATTTATTTGAAATTATAGGTATTGAACATTTTCAATATCAAGAAGTATATTATATTAAAAGTAACAATCATTATTTAAAAGTGCAATTATATTATAATAAGAATTATGAACCTACAAGATTAAAAATATTAGAAACAACAGATGAGAAAATAGCTTTTGATTTTTTAAATATTTTTTATTCTCAAAATGAAAATTTAAATAATAAAAACAATATAGATAAATGTATAAAAATATATATTGATGGAAGCTATGATCATCAAAAAAGAAAATTTGGTTCTGGTGTTGTGGTTTTAAGAGATGAAATAGAAAAATATTGGAAAGGTTATTACAATGAAGAATACATAAAACATAGAAATGTTGCTGGAGAAATATATGCGGCATTATTAGCTTTTGAATATTCTAAAAAAGAGAATTTAAAATGTATAGAAATCAATTATGATTATGAAGGTATAGAAAAGTGGGCTTTAGGAATATGGAAAACAAACACATATTTATCAAAGTTATATAAAGAAAAATATGATTATTATTCTAAATATTATATAATTAAATTCAATAAAATAAAATCACATTCTGGAGACAAATATAATGAATTAGCCGATGAATTAGCAAAAAAAGCTGTATTTGAAGACAATTACAATGTAAAATATGACATTGATATCTAAGGAGGTGTAATATGAATATACAAGAACTAGCTAAAAAAAGAAAAACTGTTAGAAAATTTAATAATGTTATCCCGCCAATTGAAGATATAATATACGCTATAAACGTTGCAAAAGAAGCTCCTTCTGGGAAAAATGATCAGCCATGGTTATTTATGCTTATTTCTAATAATGAAGAAAAGAATAAAATTAGAGAAATATGCGAAAAAGGAGAAAAAGCATTTTACAAAAATTCCAAAGGAAGATTAAGAGAATGGTTAGACAAAATGGGGTTTTCTTGGAAAAAAGAATTTCTTTCTGATGCACCATATTTATTATTTGTATTTTCATATCAAATATCTCCTTTTTCAAAAGAATCTGTATGGTTATCAATAGGATATTTACTTTTAGCTTTAGAAGAAAAAGGTCTATCTACAGTTACTTATACTCCTTCAAATTATAATGAAATTACAAATTTTATTGCACCACCTGAAAATTATAAATTAGAAGTTATACTTCCAATAGGTTATTCTATAGATCCTAAACCCAAATACGAAAGAAAAAATATAGATGAAATTCTTATAATAAAAAAATGACACTAGCAAAGTGTCATTTTTATTATGTTCTGGCACAATCACCACCAATATTTTTTATTTTTTCAACAGCATGAGAAATTGCTGGTAATAATACATTCAAATTTTCTTTTACTGCTTTAGGACTACCTGGCAAATTAATTATCAAAGTATTGTTTGCTACACCAACAACTGCTCTTGATAACATACCATGTGGAGTGTGTTTTAAAGCTTCTATGATCATAGCCATTTCCATTCCATATATTCGTCTTTCTATAACTTCTAAAGTCGCTTCAGGGGTTACATCTCTGGGAGTTAATCCTGTACCACCAGTGGTTAATATAATATCTACATCTTTTTTGATAATTTCTTTTAATTCCTTTACAATAATATCCTTTTCATCAGGTAATATCTTATAACCAACTAATTCACCGTTAATTGTATCCATGATTTCTTGAATTACTTTTCCACTTAAGTCCTCTCTTTCGCCTTTAGATCCTTTATCACTTAAAGTTAATATAAAATATTTCATTTAATATCACCTCTTTTAAAATGACCACTCTTACCACCAGATTTTTCTAATAAACATATATCTGAAATTTCCATTTCTTTATCTATCGATTTACACATATCGTATATTGTTAAAGCAGATAGACTTACTGCTGTTAATGCTTCCATTTCTATCCCCGTTTTGGATTCCGTTTTTGCCATAGAGAATATCTCAATATTATCTTCATTTATTTTGAATTCAATATCTATTTTTGAGATAAAAATATTATGACACATTGGTATTAGTTCTGATGTTTTTTTAGCTCCCATAATACCAGCTATTTTTGCAGTTGTTAAAACATTTCCTTTAGCGATTTCACCATTTATTATAGAGTTTATAGTTTCTTTTTTCATTTTTATTTTACCATATGCTTTTGCAATTCTTAAGGTAATATCCTTTTCTGATACATCTACCATTTTTACATTTCCTTTTTCATCTAAATGTGTAAATTTCATCTTATCCCCCCATTTTATGCATAGGTGTTGTTTTTTTTATTTCTTTAAAATAATGTTTTTGAGGTTTTTCAAAAACTGCCATTTTTATTTTTTCTTTTAATTCAATTTCATTATTAAAATATTCTTTTAGTGAAATATGATAATCATATGCAAGACATGGATAAATATCTCCATTAGCAGCAATTCTTATTTTATTGCATAATGAACAGAAATTATGAGTTATAGCAGATATAAAACCTATATATGAATTTAATTCTTTTACAAAATAATACTTTGATGGTCCAATTCCAAAATTTTCTTTGTAAGGTATTAATGTATATTTTTCTGAAATTTTTGATTTTAATATATCTTCGCTTATAAAATCATCTTCATTATAATTTTTTCCAATAGGCATTAATTCAATAAATCTTATTGGTAATTTATATTTTGCTGCAAATTCTATTAATTCAAATACCTCATTAAAATTTCTTTTTTGAATTACTGTATTTAATTTTACTTTTAATCCAATTTTTATAGATTTTTCTAAACCTTTAAGCACATTATTAAGGTCATCTCTTTTCGTAATATCTATGAATGTTTCTCTTTTTAGTGAATCTAAACTGAAATTAACGTTTTTTAACCCATTTTCTTTTAAATCTTTAGCTAAAAGTTCCATAAAAGAACCATTTGTAGTAATACTAAATTCTCCAAAATAATAATGTATTATTTTGGCAATATCTATAATATCATTTCTAAGAGTTGGTTCTCCTCCTGTTAACCTAATATGTTTAAAATCCAACTCTTTTAAATTTTTTATTAATATCCTTATTTCATTTAAAGATAGTAATTCATTGTTTTGCATGAATTTTGCATCTTCACCCATGCAATAATTACATCTAAAGTTACATTTATCTGTAATAGATAATCTTACATAATTAATTTTCCTATTATACTTATCAATCATATATTTTACCTCGATTCTGTATATTTCCAAATATTTTGAATAATTCTAATTATCACAAAAATAATCATAGACATAATAAATATTAAAGCAGTTATAGCTAAAGCTTCTTTAAGTCCATAGCCTTGAAATTTATCGTATGTGAGAACTGATAATGTCATAGGATAATAGGCTAAAATAGCAACAGCACCAAATTCAGAAATGCCTCTAGCCCACATTAATAATGATCCTGTAATAATATCATGTTTAACCATTGGAAGAGCTACATAAAAAAATACTTTAAATGGTGATGCACCTAATGATCTAGCGACTTTTTCGTATCTAATATCAATTTTTTTAAATCCCTCTTTTACTGAATTTACTAAAATACTAAAACTCAAAAATCCCATCGCTGCTACAACACCCCAAAAAGTATGAACAAAAGAAATTCCTAACAAGGAAGCTCCTTTTCCAATTAAAGATGATCTACCTAATGTCATTAATAACGCTATACCAGCTGCTGTATGTGGAATAGTTTGTGGAATATCAATTATAGCTTCGAATAAACTTTTAAAAGGAAAATTATATCTTGTTAATGCATATGCAAAAGGTATTCCAAATAATATAGAAATAATTGTTGCAATTAAAGCTGCTAAAAAAGTTGTTTTTACAGCGTTTAAAAATTCTGGAGATTTAGAAATTTCAAATAATAATTGATAATCAACATTTAAAAAAACTGTGATAAAAGGTAAAATTATAAGTATAACAAAAACTAAACTAATAGTTATAATTATATTCTTGAACATTTTCTTCCTCCATAAGAATACCATTTTTTATTTTAAAAATTCTGCTATCATTAATTATTTCATTTTTATCATGTGTTACATGAATTGTAGTTAAATTGTATTCTAAATTCAATTCATGTAATAATTTTAATATGTCTGTTTTTGTATCTTGATCTAAAGCCGATAACGGCTCATCTAATAAAAGAATTCTAGGTTTAATAACCAATGCTCTAGCTAAAGCAACTCTTTGTTTTTCTCCACCTGATAAGTTTTGTATTTTCCTATCTAAAAGGTGTTTAATACCTAACTTATTTATAATATATTCAAAAAAACTATAATCATTTATTTTTTTCATTTTTAAACCAAATTCTATATTTTTTTTCACGTTTAAATGAGGAAATAAATGATAATTTTGATACATAAATCCTACATTCCTTTTTTCTGGAGATATTTTATTCATATTAAAATTATCAAATTTTATTTCTCCTGATTCAGGAGTAACAAAACCAGCTATACATTCTAATAATAGTGTTTTTCCTGAACCTGTAGGTCCTATAATATATACATATTCCCCTGATTTTATAGAAAAGTAATCAATTTTTAATCTAAAATTATCAACCTTTATTATTAGATTTTTTATATCTAAATTCAAATTAATACCTCCATATTTTTTTTAATTCATTTGGAATATTATTAGGATTATCGACATTTACAAATAATTCCATACCTTTTTCTTTAAATATTCTTTTTCCTTCATCAGAATACATGAATTTAATAAATTCAATAGCTTCATTTTTATTATTTGCATTTTTTGGAATAGTAAAACTATAATTAATAGATTTACCATATATTTTTGTTTTTTCTCCATTTTTTCCTGGAACTTCTATAAATGTTTTATTATAATTTTCTTCAAAATTTACAGATGATAAATTTATTTCATCAGGAAATTCTATATATTTTAAATTATGTTGAATGGCATTTGATTTGTATAAAAAAGCATAATCCATTTCGGTTGCTTCTAAATATGCAATTAAATCTATAGACTTTTTTAATATCATTCTATTTTTAGAATTTAAAAAATTGTTATATAGTCCATTTAGATTATAATATTTTTCAGCTAATTGCATAGCCATTAAAGTTCTATAACCTGCAGGGTCTAAGTCAGGATTTGAATGTCCAAAGATAACCCCCTTATTAAAAATAACCTTATACCAATTATCTTTATTTATTTCTTCACTATATTTTGAATTCTCTGTATATCCTAAAACCATGCTATTATTTGAAAAAATCACATTGAAATTTGCATATTCAGGATATAAAAAACTTGGAATTATTGTATAATCTGCTACAAAAGCTAAATCAGCCATTTGACCTAATTCTGTAATTTTTCTTACTACAACTAAACTACCAGAACTCATTAATTGAACTTCCACATCAGGATTATTTTTTTCAAATTCTATTGCTATAGCTTTTAATACATTAGTTAAAGAACCAGCATGAAAAATGATCAATTTCTTGGAAAATGAAATCATAGTTAAAATAATAAATAAGAATAAAAAAATTTTTTTCATCTTACATTTTCCTCCACAAAATCATTACTAAAAAATATTACTTCATCTCCAACTTTTATTTTTCCACCTTTTAATACCTTTAAAAATATTCCTTCTAATGGCATTACACATTTTCCAATAGTTTGAGATATTGCACATGATGTATGGCATTCTTTTCCAATTTGAGTTATTTCTAGTAATGTATCACCAATTTTCACTTTTGTACCTATAGGAAGTTTATAAATATCCCCGTTTTTTATGGTGATATTTTCTGCGAAATCACCATAATTTAATTCATAACCATATTTTCGCATCTTATCTATACTCTCTTCTGATAGCATTGAGATTTGTCTATGCCAATTTCCTGCATGAGCATCGCCTTCAATTCCCCAATTTTCTTTTAAAATTGCATATTCAATTGGTTCTTTAGTAACTCCCTTTTTTCTTGAAATATTAATAGAAACAACATATGAATTAAGCATAAATACCCCCCTTGAAAAAAAATAATAATTTCAAACTAATTATATCATTTTTCATTTTTTTTACAAAACTAAGTATTATTGTTTCTCGTCTATTAATTTAAAGATAACCTTCATTTTTATGTTATTTTGTTGTATAATTTAAAATAGCAAAACTAACAGGGGGGATTTTTTTGAAAAGAAGGATTTATCTTAATAAAAAAGATTTTGAAGAGTCCATAAAGGATTATTTTAGTGAATTAAAAGATTATTTTTTAAAGGATAATATCGAATATATTAATACAAGAGAAGGAATGAAACGAGTAACAGCTTTACCGATAATAGCAAATGAAAATGTACCTTCATACAATAGTAGCGCAATGGACGGAATAGCTGTTATTAGCAAAAGAACATATGGGGCAAATGAATCTAATCCTATTATTTTAGAGAAAGAAAAAGACTTTGAATATATTAACACGGGTTATCCAATTAATACTCCATATGATAGTGTAATAATGATTGAAAATGTTGAAATTATAGATGATGAACACGTTCAAATAAGAAGTAGCGTTTATCCTTACAAAGATGTAAGGAAAGTAGGAGAGGATATATGTAAGGGTGAAATGCTATTCCCTAGATATCATACCTTGACTGCATCTGATATCTCATTTTTAATGATGGCAAAAGTTTTTAAAATACCTGTTATTAAGAAAATGAAAATATTATTAATACCAACAGGTAATGAAATTGTTAAACCAGAAAATCTAACTGAAGAGTTTCAAATTCCTGAAACTAATTCTTTAATGATAAAAAATTATTTAGAACAGTTTAATGCTATAGTTGATGTAAACGAAATTCTACCTGATGATATAAATATAATAAAAAATACAATTGTAGAAAAAATAAAAGAATATGATTTAATCCTTTTAAATGCTGGTTCATCAGCAGGTTCAAAAGATTTTACTTTTCATGCAATAAATGACCTTGGAAAAGTTATTATTCATGGAATAAATATAAAGCCTGGAAAACCTGCTGTTTTAGGTATTGTAAACGAAAAACCTGTCATAGGATTACCAGGATTTCCTGTTTCTTGTAATATTATTATGGCAGATATAGTCAAACCTTTAATTCTAAATAAAACAAAATATGAAATATATTATGATAATGAAATTATTGAAGGTATTTCTGCAAAAAGGATACATTCTTCTATCACAGAAAAAGAGTATTTAAGAGTAGGTGTTGGAAAAGTAGGAGATAATTATGTAGCAATTCCTTTAAAAAGGGGAGCTGCAAATATTTCAGCTGTTTCTAAACAAGATGGGATTGTATATATAGAAAAAGGTGTTGAAGTTATTGAAGATGGTGAAGCAGTATCTATACATTTAAAAAGAAGTAAAAAATTAATTGATAATAATATCTTGATTATAGGCAGCCATGATTTATTATTGGATTTGCTTGCGGATTTTATAAAAAAATATGATAAGAATATCAATATTGTGTCTGCAAATGTAGGAAGTCTTGGAGGAATTTTATCAATAGCAAAAGGGTATTCCCACATGTCAGGAATGCATTTACTTGATCCAGTAACTGGAGAATATAATATTCCATATATAGAAGAATATATGGATGATTTTAAATTAATGAATTTATCTTACAGAGAACAAGGATTTATAGTTCAAAAAGGCAATCCGAAAAATATAAAAGATTTTGAAGATTTGACAAAAGATGGTATAAGGTACATTAATAGGCAAAAGACTGCTGGGACAAGAATATTGTTAGATTATTATCTTGATAAAAAAGGAATATCTCCACGTGAAATACATGGTTATTCGGATGAAGAGTATTCTCATGTCAATTTAGCTTTAAAAATAAAAAAAGATATGGCTGATGTGGGGTTAGGAATTAGAGCTGCAGCTAATATTTATAATTTAGACTTTATCCCAATTGCTTTAGAAAGATATGATTTATTGATTCATGATAGTTTCTTAAAGGATAGAAGATTTGAATTAATTATGAATATTATTACTTCAAATGAATTCAAAAAAGAAGCAGAAAAATTAGGTGGATATATATTAAAAGACACTGGAAAAATATGGGAGGTTATAAAATGAAAAAAAGATTTCAAATATTCGTTCCAAGACAAGAAATATATGAAAACTTTATTGATAACTTAGATATCAGAACACAGATAATTGAAATAAATACTGAAGATTCTCTTGGATATGCTGCTGCAGAAGATATTTATTCCCCAGAAGATTTGCCTGGATTTGATAAATCTACAGTTGATGGATATGCTGTATATGCTGAGGATACATTTGGTTCTAGTGATGGAAATCCAGCATTTTTAAAGATTGTTGGCGAAGTGTTCATGGGAGAAGAATATACAGAAGAAATAAAATCTGGCGAATGCGTAAAAATACCAACAGGAGGTATGTTACCAAAAGGCGCAAATGCTGTAGTTATGGTTGAAAATACTAAAGAATTTGGAAATAGAGTGGAGATATATAAATCTGTTGCTCCAGGAGAAAATGTTTTATCTAAAGATGAAGATGTAAAAAAAGATAGTATTGTATTAAACAAAGGAGAAAGTATTAATATAGGACATATTCATAATTTAATGAGTTTGGGAATAACATCTATAAAAGTATATAAAAAACCAACAATTTGCATTATACCAACAGGAGATGAGGTAGTAGAACCTACAGAAAGAAGAATTAAAACACAAATTAGAGATGGGAATTCATATGCTTTAATGTCATGGTTAAAAAAATTTGGTTACGATGCAAAGAGATTTAGATTAATAAAAGATGATCCAGATGAGTTCAAAGAAGGTGTAAAATGGGGATTAGAAAATGGGGATATTGTAGTTATTTCTGGTGGAAGTTCTCTAGGTGCACGTGATTATTCATTATCAACTATAGAACATTTTGGTGAAGTATTATACAATGGAGTACAGGTTAAACCTGGAAAACCTGTAATTTTTGGTAAAACTAAGGAAAAAGTAATATTAGGTTTACCTGGTAATCCTACTTCTTTTATTGTTAGTTCCTTCTTATTTTTATTTCCAACATTAAAAAAAATATCTGGTCATAATTTATTTAAACCAGAACCTGATTTTTATGTAAGAATTACAACTAATGTCCCAACTGCTCAAGGCAGAGAGAGATTTATTTTTGTCAAATTAGAAAAGAAAAACAATGAAATATTAGCTTATCCAATTTTAGGTGAATCTGGTATTGCTTCACCATTTAGAATGGCTGATGGAATTGTTAGAATCCCATTAGGAAAAGAAGGGTTGTATAAAGACGAATTGTGTGAATTCTATTCGTGGAGATGATAATATTATGAAAGAATATATTTTTAAAATGAATTCAGGAGAATTAATTTTAAAACCAAAAAAAGATTTAAAAAAAGTTTATATTGAATTATCCTCTAGATGTAATCTAGATTGTCCTATGTGTTTTAAAAATACATTTACAGATCAAGAGGGTTGTATGTCAAAAGAAACTTTTGACAAAATTATTAAAGATTTAAAAGAATTACCAGAGGTTGATCATATAATTTTTGGCGGCATTGGGGAATGTACAATGAATACGCATTTTCTTGATATGGTTAGGAAAGTGAAAAATGAAGGATATATGATAACTATTACTTCGAATGGCTATATGTTATCAGATCTTTTGATAACACAATTTATAGATTTAAAAGTTGATGAAATAGTTGTATCTGTAGAAACAGGGGATGTAGGTCATCCAAGTTTTAAATATGTTGAAAAATTACTAAAGAAAATATATGAATTAAAAAATAAAAGAAGTACAGGAAAACCTGCTTTATCAATAGAAACGGTATTAACAAAGAAGAATTATATGGATTT comes from the Marinitoga litoralis genome and includes:
- a CDS encoding extracellular solute-binding protein; the encoded protein is MKKIFLFLFIILTMISFSKKLIIFHAGSLTNVLKAIAIEFEKNNPDVEVQLMSSGSLVVVRKITELGQMADLAFVADYTIIPSFLYPEYANFNVIFSNNSMVLGYTENSKYSEEINKDNWYKVIFNKGVIFGHSNPDLDPAGYRTLMAMQLAEKYYNLNGLYNNFLNSKNRMILKKSIDLIAYLEATEMDYAFLYKSNAIQHNLKYIEFPDEINLSSVNFEENYNKTFIEVPGKNGEKTKIYGKSINYSFTIPKNANNKNEAIEFIKFMYSDEGKRIFKEKGMELFVNVDNPNNIPNELKKIWRY
- a CDS encoding MogA/MoaB family molybdenum cofactor biosynthesis protein; protein product: MKYFILTLSDKGSKGEREDLSGKVIQEIMDTINGELVGYKILPDEKDIIVKELKEIIKKDVDIILTTGGTGLTPRDVTPEATLEVIERRIYGMEMAMIIEALKHTPHGMLSRAVVGVANNTLIINLPGSPKAVKENLNVLLPAISHAVEKIKNIGGDCART
- the moaC gene encoding cyclic pyranopterin monophosphate synthase MoaC, encoding MKFTHLDEKGNVKMVDVSEKDITLRIAKAYGKIKMKKETINSIINGEIAKGNVLTTAKIAGIMGAKKTSELIPMCHNIFISKIDIEFKINEDNIEIFSMAKTESKTGIEMEALTAVSLSALTIYDMCKSIDKEMEISDICLLEKSGGKSGHFKRGDIK
- a CDS encoding ATP-binding cassette domain-containing protein, whose amino-acid sequence is MNLDIKNLIIKVDNFRLKIDYFSIKSGEYVYIIGPTGSGKTLLLECIAGFVTPESGEIKFDNFNMNKISPEKRNVGFMYQNYHLFPHLNVKKNIEFGLKMKKINDYSFFEYIINKLGIKHLLDRKIQNLSGGEKQRVALARALVIKPRILLLDEPLSALDQDTKTDILKLLHELNLEYNLTTIHVTHDKNEIINDSRIFKIKNGILMEEENVQEYNYNY
- the moaA gene encoding GTP 3',8-cyclase MoaA; the encoded protein is MIDKYNRKINYVRLSITDKCNFRCNYCMGEDAKFMQNNELLSLNEIRILIKNLKELDFKHIRLTGGEPTLRNDIIDIAKIIHYYFGEFSITTNGSFMELLAKDLKENGLKNVNFSLDSLKRETFIDITKRDDLNNVLKGLEKSIKIGLKVKLNTVIQKRNFNEVFELIEFAAKYKLPIRFIELMPIGKNYNEDDFISEDILKSKISEKYTLIPYKENFGIGPSKYYFVKELNSYIGFISAITHNFCSLCNKIRIAANGDIYPCLAYDYHISLKEYFNNEIELKEKIKMAVFEKPQKHYFKEIKKTTPMHKMGG
- a CDS encoding AAA family ATPase: MFIDFLYNYNLTKDQEYIANELENFIYNSLDFIIIQGSAGTGKTFLISQYARYLYRKNKNFVILAPTGRAAKILNEKSKFQTKTIHSEIYSFYDKTIDLDNDEIKVYFKLKDIYYNNTIFIIDESSMISDMQLLDENLVFGSGKLLSDLIEYIKNGLNNKIIFLGDEYQLPPINSNFSPALNKEYLEKNFNLNGEKFFLNDIVRQKKNSFILKNAKILKNHIDNKKFFNLKFEYSNDFIKIDDFINDYNFNNPGKDIIITSTNERAINYNNKIRKKLGYKNNIEIGDILLNTKNVYYNNITVFNGEFFKVIDIINHEKKDTFIGNNEHIILEFYDLKLKNTFSGEIIKFKVFANSLFSKSSNIDFNLKKALINFCIEDTYNQEYNIQHIDTNPYFNSLQVKYGYAVTAHKAQGGEWDRVFIDPYYYNSPKTKEYFQWLYTSITRGKERIYIKELPLKTFPQDKLKIQKDFVLKDKIKISYNLMFNDVELRKLYEALEQKISEYLFEIIGIEHFQYQEVYYIKSNNHYLKVQLYYNKNYEPTRLKILETTDEKIAFDFLNIFYSQNENLNNKNNIDKCIKIYIDGSYDHQKRKFGSGVVVLRDEIEKYWKGYYNEEYIKHRNVAGEIYAALLAFEYSKKENLKCIEINYDYEGIEKWALGIWKTNTYLSKLYKEKYDYYSKYYIIKFNKIKSHSGDKYNELADELAKKAVFEDNYNVKYDIDI
- a CDS encoding ABC transporter permease; this encodes MFKNIIITISLVFVILIILPFITVFLNVDYQLLFEISKSPEFLNAVKTTFLAALIATIISILFGIPFAYALTRYNFPFKSLFEAIIDIPQTIPHTAAGIALLMTLGRSSLIGKGASLLGISFVHTFWGVVAAMGFLSFSILVNSVKEGFKKIDIRYEKVARSLGASPFKVFFYVALPMVKHDIITGSLLMWARGISEFGAVAILAYYPMTLSVLTYDKFQGYGLKEALAITALIFIMSMIIFVIIRIIQNIWKYTESR
- a CDS encoding MOSC domain-containing protein encodes the protein MLNSYVVSINISRKKGVTKEPIEYAILKENWGIEGDAHAGNWHRQISMLSEESIDKMRKYGYELNYGDFAENITIKNGDIYKLPIGTKVKIGDTLLEITQIGKECHTSCAISQTIGKCVMPLEGIFLKVLKGGKIKVGDEVIFFSNDFVEENVR
- a CDS encoding nitroreductase family protein produces the protein MNIQELAKKRKTVRKFNNVIPPIEDIIYAINVAKEAPSGKNDQPWLFMLISNNEEKNKIREICEKGEKAFYKNSKGRLREWLDKMGFSWKKEFLSDAPYLLFVFSYQISPFSKESVWLSIGYLLLALEEKGLSTVTYTPSNYNEITNFIAPPENYKLEVILPIGYSIDPKPKYERKNIDEILIIKK